GACGGTACATGAACGGCAGTTTGTGTATCTGGACGACAAAGCCGTATTCAGCAACGCGTGGGCGGGAAATTTGTACGTCAAACACACGCTGCCCAATGCCCGGCTTTTGTGCGCAGGTCCTCATTTCACCTTTTTAGTATCCGACGGAAAAAGCCTGAAACTCATTCAGGAAGCAAAAGTTACGGATGAAAAAACGCTTACCGACAGGGAAGTGTTGGGGATTCGTTTTGATGCCCGGCAAAATCGTTTTTTGATTTTAACGGGCCAATCCCTTGAAACGTATTCACCGGCCACCAAGGAATGGAAAACCGTTTATCAGGGTACAGCATTAACCTGTTTTGACGTCACTGATAACAAAGTGTACGTCGGGACCACCAATGGCTATTTCGTGCTGCAAGCTGATTCTTTCAAATCGTTAGGCGAAATTCAGCGCAAGCTTCCCTGCACTGATTTGACCGCCGTAGCCGTCGTGCATGGTCAGGTGTGGTTTGGTTCCACGTTGGGCGCGTTTATGCTTCGGCCCGAGGGTGGGTTTAACTATTATTTTGGCGAACGGTGGATTCCCGGCAATCGTATTTTACACATTTCAGCGGGCGAAGGCCAAAACGTAAACCTATTGACTGCCAAAGGCTTGGGGGAAATTCATTTTCAAAACATGACGCTGTACGACAAAGCCTTGGTCTACGAAAAACAGGTACGTCAACGTCACATTCGCTACGGTTTCAATTCGGATATTGCTACCTTAAAACACGGTGATTTATCTACCTTTGAAATGGGGCAACGCGACAGCGATAACCTCTGGACGTCGATGTATTTGGTCAGTCAGTTGTTTCGCTATAAAGTCACGGGCGACAAAGAAGCCCTGGACAATTGCCTCGAATCCTTTGAAGCCATGCAGCGCCTTTTCAGCATTACGGGCATGAAAGGCTATTTTGCCAGGGGCTTTGAACGGCGCGGTTATCATAAATTCAGGAACGAAAAATGGGACGGCGGCATGACCAATGGCTGGGTCCACGCAACCGACGATGAATGGGATTGGCGCGGCACCACGAGCAGCGACCAAACCGTAGGACAGATGTTTGCTCTGACCCTTTTGGCCCAAACCATGGATGGCGAAGTCAAACAAAAAGCCGTAACCATGATGGATCAACTCATGACCAATATCATCGAAAACGATTGGTATTTGATTGATTTTGACGGAAAACCCACGCTGTGGGGAAAATGGAATCCTGAATACGTCAATGCCTTCCCCAAAAGCGTCGGCGACCGCAAACTGTACGCCTCCAACATCATCGGCTTTTTGCAAACGGCGTATCATTTCACGAAAAAAGAAATCTACAAACAGAAAGCCTATGAATTGATGAACAAACACGGCTATCTGGAAAATCTGATGCGTCCTATCAAAGAGATTGGCAAAGTGGATGAAACCGACGGAAAACTGGCGGCAGAACTTTCGGAAGAATGGAACCACTCCGACGATGAAATGTACTTTTTGGCCTATTGGTGTCTGTATCCGTATGCCTTTACGCCTGAATTGAAGAAACAATACTTTGCCGCCATCAAAGACCATTGGAACGCGGAACGCCCCGAAAAGAACGGCTTGTGGAATCTCTGCTACGCCATGACGGGGGCCAAAGCCTTTGACCAAGCCGAAACCATCTGGTTTTTGAAAGAATTTCCGCTGGACATGATCGAATGGCAGGTGATGAACAGTCACCGCAAAGACATCGAACCCATCCCCGCCAATTTTCGCGGACAAACCATTACCCACGTGTTGCCGCCCGACGAGCGGCCCGAACTGAAACACAACCGTAACCTTTTCAAACTCGACCGCACCTCCAACGGGCAGGCGGAGCTAAGCGCCGGCGATTCGTTTTTGTTACCTTATTGGATGGGACGCTATTTAAAAGTAATCAGTGCCCCGCAGTCACGGCAGTCGCTCGCGTCCCGCGAGTGACGACTATCGCAAGGCCTCTGGCCTTTGGTATTGCATAAGGCCGGAGGCCTGTTAATAACGATCACTCGCGAGACGCGAGCGATTGCCTAAAAGACAAAAACAAATGACGATTTTAACTTTTTCCCAACATCAGCAGACTTTCCAAGACTGGGCGTCCCCGTTTTTAAAAACTTGGAAAGTCTCCGTTTTACTCCTCTCCCTCGCTATGTATTCCTGCAATGATTCCACGTATGTAGCTGAAAAGCAGCTCACCCACGACCTGAGCTACAACCACGACTTAGACAACAACGACAATTTTTCTCCCGACAACCAATGGCTCGTCTACGACACCCGCACCGACGAAGGCGGCATTGCGGCCTCGGCTAAGATCGAGAAGGTCAATATCGAATCGGGCGAAAAGAAAGTGTTGTACACGCTTCCCAATAATGCCGAATGGGGTCCCGGAGCGGGTGCCGTGAGTTATTCACCGGTCGATAACAGCGTGGTGTTTATTCACGGCTTAATGAGTGTGACCAAAGAAAATCCGTACCAACAATGGCGACGAACCGGTGTCATCATCAACGATGCGGCCCCCAACGTACCCGTCTTTATGGATGCCCGCGACATTACCCCGCCCTACACCAAAGGAGCATTACGCGGCGGTACGCACCGCCACGAATGGAGCGGCGACGGGCAGTGGATCGGTTATACCTACAACGATGCCGTTTTGAAGGCGTTAGAAGAAAAAACGGGTGAAAAACACAACCTCCGCACCATCGGCGTTTCCAAACGGAATAGCCCCGTACCATTGGAAAAAGACGCGCAGGGAGAAAACGTGTCGGGCGAATGGTTCAGTGCCTTAGTGGTTCGGGTAACGCCCACTCCCAAACCCGGCTCCGACGAGATCAGCCATGCCGCAGGAGACAGTTGGGTAGGGACACAAGGCTACCGGAAACCCGACGGCACGCGTCAAATCGCCCGGGCATTTATCGGAAAAGTAAAAGACAAAAACGGCCAAGACGTGGATGAAGTCTTTATCGTCGATGTTCCGAATGACATAACAGCTCCGGGTGACTTTGGCCCCTTGCAGGGAACAGACACCACTTTTCCCATGCCGCCCAAAGGAACGATTCAACGTCGGCTCACTTTTACGGCCGACACGCCCCGGGGAGGCTGTACGGGCATTGTCCGTTCTTCTCCCGATGGCAATCAATTGGCTTTCTTAGCCAAAGATGCCAAAGGCATTCAGCAGGTTTTCATCATCTCACCACTTGGCGGCAACCCCGTTCAGGTAACCTTTCATGACAAAAACGTAGAGGGAAGCGTGCGTTGGCGTCCTGACGGCAGACAGATCAGTTACGTTTGGGAAGGCAGTATCCTTTTGTGCAAAATCGGTCACGAATCGTTTGAATCCCGCTTTCAGCCATTGACCCAATCCACGCACCCGTCACCCTCTAATCTCGTTTGGTCGCACGATGGACGCGTCCTTGCCTTTAATCGGATTATTGACGACGAAAAAAGGGGCAAGTCCAAACAAATATTCGTGATCAAGCCACCTGTTATTGAACATTAAAGGCAACTTTATACAGGATTTCTTCGTTTAGACAAAGAACAGAACCAACGTTTATTGCCAAGCTGTATGAAATCAATCCAACAACGTTTTTACGCTTTTTTCCTTGTTTTAGCAGTATTTGTCAGCGGTTGTAATAAAAGCACCGACCCAACACCCGGAAACAGCTACCTGGTCAGCAGTACACTTATCGGTGAATTCACCAAAGAACAATTGGCTCAACGCGTGGCCTCGTCAGACCCTTCTTTCGCGGCCATTGCCCCCTTTCTTCAAAACGGAATTAAGGTCTACAAATTGGTGTATAAAACCAAAAACACCGACGGCAAAGAAATTCAGGCTTCGGGTGCCTTTCTTTTTCCGGTAAAAACGGGGACGATGCCCATGATCAGTATCCAACACGGCACGATTCGCAGCGATGCCGAAGCTCCCTCTTACTTTGCCGCCAACAGCGAAGCAAACGTGGCGGGATCCCTTTTTGCAGCGTTAGGCTACATCATTGCCTACCCGGATTACATTGGTTATGGAGCTTCCAACAAAGTACCTCATCCGTACGAGCACCGTGCCAGTCTGGCATCTGCCTCACTGGATATGATCCGGGCTTCGAAGGAATTTATGCGTGAACAAAAAATCTCCTGGGACGAACGACTGTACATCGCAGGGTATTCGGCAGGCGGCTATGCAACCATGTCTTTACAAAAGAAAATTGAAGAAGAAACCGGGACCGAATTTAACCTGAAAGCCTCCAGTTGCGGCGCGGGAGCCTACGACAAGACGGCATTTATGAAATATCTTATAGGCACCCGGACGGGCGGAGCGGTGAGTTCAAATCAGCTGTATCTTTGGGTAACACTTACCTATGATCGCCTCTACAGCCTCAATCGCCCTCTGACCCAATACTTCAAAGAGCCTTGGGCGGGCCTGATTCAGGCGAGTAGGGAAAACACGAATGTCAACGTAAGCTTTAATACTATTTTTACCGATGCATTCGTAAAAGGCATTGCCGACGGCACTGATACCGGATTTTTGAATGCCGTCAAAGACAATGACGTGTTTGACTGGAAGCCCAAAACTCCGACCCGTCTCTACCACGGCACCGCCGATCAGCTGGTGTTCTATTTTAACTCCCAAAACGCCGTCAATGCCATGAAAGCACGCGGCGCCGCAAATGTAGAACTTGTTCCGCTTCCCGGCAAAGACCACGGCACTGCCATTACTGACTTCCTGCTGGGTACTTATCAGTTCTTTTCTTCGATACAGTAATTGAATCCTGATAAAAAGTGAAGGGGTAAAAGGCAGAAAATAAATTTCTTACCTTTTACCCCTTCACTTTTACCTTTCTGCTTCTCTACTACTTCATCTTCGCCTTAAACTCTTCGAGAATCTTCTCCTTCATCGTAATCTTACGACGTTGAATATTGATTTTTCCCATCATCTGGCGTTCTGTTTCGGGATCGGGAGGCATATTTTGAGCACTGGCTATGGTCACTTCCAAATCTGCTTTCTCGCGTTTGATGAGCCACTCCATTTCGCGCGTTTTGATATTGAGCTGATCTTCTTCCGAGCGAATCTCAAACGCCGGATATTTACGCGAGATCACCCGGGCAAGGTAACTTAATTCAAAGATTTTATCACAGGCCGAACGGAAGCGCTCTGCCACCATTTTATCGCCCACGCGGGGTGGAAGACGAATCTCCTTCCATTGGTTGAGTAACACTTTGGCCCGCTCAGACGCCTGAATGATATCACTCGAGCGCGCCAATTGTTCCGCTTCGCGGCACATTTCACGCTGTTTGGTCACCAACGGGTTTTCGTAGGTCTGAACCACGATTCCTTTCACGCGGTTGTACTTATCAATGATCCGTTGGTTAGAACGTTTAAATTGCTTGTACATTTTCGCCGAGCGCTTCACCGGGATCTCGCCCACTTCTTTCCATTCGGCCCGGATCTGCCGCAGCTGTCGACTGGCTTCTTCGACATCGTACATCCGCACCAACATATCCGATTTAGCGATCAGCTCCGTATAGCGTTCGATCCGATCAGCAATGGTTCGGTTCAGATCAGAGAAAAAGTCGCGGCGTTGCTGAAAAAAGGTATCCAATAATGCTTGGAATGTACCTTCAATTTCTTCCTGATACTCTTTATCAACGGGTCCGGTGCGTATCCATTTGGATTTGATCTCCTGTAATTGATCGGTAGCACCCTGCCAATCATCCCCCACCACCGTCACGGCGCGGGTCTCTTCCAGTAAAGCGCGTTTGATTTCGAGGTTCTTTTCCTGATTCACCTTGATCAGGTCTTCCAGGACCGTTTCAAGTTTATCCAATCGCTCCAACAGAGGAATAAAATCGCCCAATCCATCAAAACTGAGCAGTTTTTTACGCAATTGTACCAATTTGGTCAGGTAAGAGCCCTTATTTTGGGCTTCTTCAACGTCTTTTTCAAGCTGTTCTACTTTTCCGGAAGCAATCGTGAAGCGGTTTTTGAAATAATCAATGGCTTCCTGTTCTGTTCTTTTAACTTCGCCGATTTGGCGATCCGGGTTACCTGAATACCCTTTTAAGAATACCTTGCCGTCTAAGACATAGCCGTATTCGTCCATTAAGGTGGCGTTTTCCATTGCAATCTTACTTTTTTATCTGCTTTAAAGGTTTTGGTGGGTGTAAAGTTAAACGTTCGGGCTTAAATGTAAAGAGAAAAAACCCAATAACCGGCCTTGTTTAACAATTAACTCCTATTTTTAACGATATTTGCCTCCACAAAATAAGCAAAAAATGAGTAACGAAACTATTATTTTCTCAATGTCGAGGGTAAGTAAAGTAATTCCCCCCAATCGACAAATCATTAAAAACATTTATTTATCTTTTTTCTACGGGGCCAAAATAGGTGTTTTAGGCCTAAATGGCTCGGGAAAATCCACTCTTCTACGGATCATAGCAGGCATAGACAAAAACTATACCGGAGATGTCGTCTTCTCACCGGGTTACAGCGTCGGAATGCTTGAGCAGGAGCCTCAATTTGACCCTAACAAAACCGTTTTGGAGGTGGTACAGGAAGGAACGCAGGAGGTAGTGGATTTATTGAAAGAATTTGACCAAATAAATGAAGCCTTCGGTGATCCGGATGCTGATTTCGACAAACTGCTGGAACGTCAGGGCGAAGTGCAGGAAAAGCTGGATGCCTTGGATGCCTGGGATCTGGACAGCAAGCTGGAGCGCGCCATGGATGCGCTTCGCTGCCCCCCGCCCGATGCCCTCATTGCCAATCTTTCCGGCGGAGAAAAACGCCGCGTGGCCCTGTGCCGGCTATTGCTTAAAAAGCCCGACGTGCTCCTCCTTGATGAGCCCACCAACCACCTGGATGCCGAGTCGGTTCTTTGGCTGGAAGAGCACCTTCGCCAATACGAAGGCACCGTCATTGCCGTTACTCACGACCGTTACTTTCTGGACAACGTGGCCGGCTGGATCCTTGAATTGGATCGCGGCGAAGGAATTCCGTGGAAGGGCAATTATTCTTCCTGGCTGGACCAAAAGCAGAATCGGTTAGCTAAAGAAGAAAAACAGGAATCAAAACGCCAAAAAAGCTTACAGCGGGAGTTGGAGTGGGTACGCTTAGCCCCCAAAGCCCGTCAGGCCAAATCCAAAGCTCGTTTGAATGCCTACGAAAAACTACTGGACGAAGACGGCAAACAGAAAGAAGAACGCCTGGAGCTATACATTCCTTCCGGTCCGCGATTGGGGAATAAAGTGATTGAAATGGAAGGCGTTTCAAAAGCCTACGGCGACAAACTATTATTTGAAAATCTCTCATTTTCACTGCCCCCTGCGGGTATTGTGGGTATCATTGGGCCAAACGGTGCGGGAAAATCTACGCTTTTTAAACTCATTACGGGTCAGGAAAAACCCGACAACGGCAGCATCACTATAGGCGACACGGTACAGATCGCCTACGCCGATCAGGAACATAATCAATTGGAAGCGGGCAAAACGGTCTTTCAGCAAATATCCGAAGGCAATGAATGGATCATTCTCGGAGGCAAACAGTCCAACGCCCGGGCCTACGTGAGCCGTTTTAACTTTTCGGGAAGCGATCAGGAAAAGAAGATCGGAAACTTATCCGGAGGCGAGCGAAACCGCGTTCACATGGCCATGATGCTCAAAGAAGGCGGCAACGTACTGCTGCTCGATGAGCCTACCAATGACCTGGACATCAATACCCTGCGTGCCCTTGAAGAAGGTCTCGAAAATTTTGCAGGCTGTGCGGTCATCATTTCCCACGACCGCTGGTTCTTAGACCGACTTTGTACGCACATTCTGGCTTTTGAAGGCGACTCTCAGGTGTATTGGTTTGAAGGCAACTTCTCCGATTACGAAGAAAACCGCCGCAAACGCCTCGGCACCGAAGCTACTCCTACGCGCATCAAATACAAAAAATTGATGGCGTAAAGCAACAACCGCCGGCAGGGGAATCCCCCCCGTCAGCGGTTATTTTTTACTATCTCTGCACAGACACGTGCCACCGTTTCCTCCAATGGTTTATACGTAAGTTTGATTGCCTGCGTTATTTTGTGCCCATCATACACCAGTTTAGTACGGGCGGTTTTGGCGGTTTCTTTGGTAATGAGTGGCTTGCTTCCCGTTAGCCACGAGCGTACCGCTTCCACGCGCCAGATCGTTTCGGCCATGAAAGTGGATACTGCTTTAGAGGGCGGCTGTTTACCAAACGCAGTGGCTATTTTGGTGAACAACTCCCGGTACGTTACCTGCCCGGCACTCAGGATATACCGTTCGTTGCTGATATCGGAAAAAAGCAGCGTCACAATGGCCTCCGCCACATCCTGCACATCTACATAATTGAGCAGCCCTTCCGTGTAGTATTTCTTTTCGTCATATACATATTTGAACAACTGCGTGCTGCTGCGGCTCCAATCTCCCTCTCCCAATACCATGCTCGGATTGACTACTACTGCCGACAGGCCCTCGGCTACCCCGCGCCATACTTCCAGCTCGGCCAAATACTTACTTTTTCCGTAATGAGAGTTCAGCGGTGACTCTTCCCACTTTTGATCTTCATCAATGACGGCGGTCTCTTGCTCAGACAACTTAGAGGGGTCGGGTCTGCCTAAGGCAGCCACAGAGCTCACAAAGGCCATTTTTTTGATCCCGGCCGCCAATGCTGCATTGACAATATTGGCTGTTCCGTTCACATTGATATCATACATTTGGGTACGGTCGCGCGGAACAAATGATACCACTGCTGCCGTATGAATGACGAACGTTACACCCTGCAACGCTTTTTCAAGCGAGGTTACGTCGAGTACATCGGCATCAACCCACTCTATTTGCGCCTCAATACCCTGTAATAAACGTGTATCACTCGTCAAACGACGTCCTCCTCGTACACGATAACCGTCCTTGAGTAAACGCCGAACAACTGCACTGCCAATCAGGCCATTTGTCCCGGTGATAAAAACAATGGGAAGAGAATCAGAAGAATATTTCAAGAATCAAACAGTTAGGTTGTTTTAGTATAACAAAGGTAAAGAATCTGTGTACACATCAACCTATCTTTCTTCAGATTAGCATAGCGTTTTGGAAGAATACTCAAAAAACTGTCGGCAATTGTCTGCTAGACTATCTACTATTTTAAGTAACTTTCCGCCCATTTTCAGAAAGAGAAGAAAAGAAAGGTACAAAAACAGCAGGACATTTTTAAAAGCTTCCGCCTGTTTTTTCGTTCAATACCTTACACTCTAACCAATTAACTGATCATTTAAAATGAACTTTTTTGCATCATTGAAAGAGGCTTTGACTGAGGGGGTGATAAGTCAAATCGCAGTACAGAAACATGAAAAACCCGAAAAAATACAAAAGATTTTTGATGCGTTGGGGGTATCCCTTGTGGGAGGGTTAATCAAGCGGGTTACGACAGAATCAGGCATGAAACTGGTTTTTAATCAGGCGCGTAAAATTGATTTTGAACCTGACCAGATCGCCGATATCTTAAAAAATGAATTGGAATTTGAAAGGCTTAGAGCGGTTGGAGAAAAAGACCTGAATACCGTATTACCCGGTCTCAAGAGCGCCATCAGCAGTATGGTCGCCAAATATGCCGGAACCCAAAACTCGCTGGTGTCGTCGCTGTGCGGTGTGGCCATGCCCATCGTTATGTCGGTGCTTAAACACAAGATTGCAGAAAAGAAATTCGATGCCGAGTCGCTTGCCGCGTATTTAGGCGATCAGCGGGAAGGGCTCCTTACGATTCTTCCTGACCTCAACGATAAACTGATCGAAACCATCGGTATTCAATACCTTTTACAAAACTTTTCAGTGCCACGTACCGAAGAATCAGGGGTGGTTTCCAAAGGGGCCGGCATCGACAATGGACAGGCGTCTCAGCCTTTTTTAGTAGGTGTAGATATGCAACAACAAGCTGACTATCAACCTTATCTTAAATGGGCGGGTCTTGGTGCTTTGGTTGTTGGAGCAATAGCGACAGGTATCTATTTTTGGAATCAGCGGGACGTCACCTCCAATTTGGGAGATACTGAAACTGATTCAACAATGGTAGAAGCCCGGACCATTCAGGAGCCGGCAGCCGGCTATGATTCTTTACCGAAAGATACGGCAACGGCGGTCAGCCCCCCTCCTGCACCGACCCTCTCGGCAACCAATCCAATGGCAATGTATTTGGAAAATGCGGCCGCTCCGCAGGGGAAAGTATTCAAATTTGAGAATGTAGATTTTGAAGACAATACCACTCAATTGAAAGCTGCGGCAAATGCTCCGGTTACAGCGTTGGCTGAGTTGCTCAGGAAGTACCCCAACGCACAGGTGAAGTTAGTAGGTTATGCCAACGACGCCAAACTGCCCGTTACCAATAAGGTCCTATCCGTAAAACGTGTGTTTGCCCTCAAAGATGCCCTGATCAAATCCGGTATCAGCTACATACGTATTGATGCAGAAGGACGCGGCTCAGGTGTAAGCTCTAAAGACAGCAGCCGCATCAAAAAACCCCTGCGCGAAATCTATGTACGTTTTGTGAAGAAATAGGAAATGGATGTTGCCGAAAGGCCGGGCGGTATACCGCCCGGCCTTTCCCGTTTTAAGACAATCCTCAACGACTCTCTTTTGCCGTTACGATCAGATCGGCTTCCGCTTCTGCAGGTAGGCTTCCATTTCAGCCAAAGATAAGGCATTAAACGTCATCGCTTTGGTCAGACCTCCTTTACGCGCCGCATTTACACCGTAATGCATGTCAAAATAGCCTTCTTTTTGGTGCGCATCCGGATTGATACTCAGCAGCACGCCTCTGTTCATACAATATCGTATCCAGCGCCAATCCAGATCCAATCGCCAGGGACTTGCGTTGATCTCAATGACCACCCCATGATGGGCGCAGGCATCAATAATGACTTTGTGGTCGATGGGATAGCCTTCCCGGGCCAGTAACAACCGTCCCGTAGGATGCCCCAATATAGTAGTATATGGATTTTCAATGGCGGCCAATAATCGTCCTGTGGCTTTCTCGAGGCTCATACTGAGGTTGCTGTGTACCGAGGCTACGACGTAATCAAAGGTTTTGAGCACCTCTTCGGGATAGTCCAATGAACCATCGCCCAGAATATCCGATTCAATTCCTTTCAGAATTTTAAAAGGCTTGGAAGCCTCAGTCTCGAATGCTTGATTTAAACGCTCGATTTCTTCGTGCTGCAATTTGACGCGATCGGCCCGGAGGCCGTTGGCATAGCCGGCCGTTTGTGAATGGTCGGCTATGCCCAGGTATTCAAATCCTAATTCACGGCAATACCGCCCCATCACTTCCAGACTGTGCCGACCATCGGAATAAGTACTGTGATTATGCAAAATACCCCGCAGGTCATTCCACGTGATCAGGTCTTCATTTTTATGCTTGGTCAACCACTCAAATTCACCTTGGCCTTCGCGCATTTCGGGAACGACAAAGGGCAACCCTGCCTTTTCATAGATCTCTTCCGCTGATTGTACCGATAAAAAACTGTTGGCAACGGTCAGCAGCGTAAGCCCGGACGCCGTGGGTTGCTCTAAATGGGCTTCCGTGGATTCCAGTAAAAACCGTTGTTTTTCAAACTTATGAGGCGAAATAAGGACAATTTCTACCTGAATTTCCAACGTTTTTTGCTGCTCCACTGCTTCTCCCTGCGGCGGCAGATCGGCCGTGGCGCTGTGATCTGCGATCTTGCCGCGCCACGTGAAGGGGGACGAAATTCTCTCATTTTGCAGCAACCAACCTATATCATTGAGTTGACGCATCGCAGCCACCGGCGCTTCTGCCCCGATCAGCAACTGTATGGTTTCGACCGTTTCATTTTTACGGGCCACTTCCCCGGTAATGGCTACCTGCTCAAACCGTTTTTGCAGTTCTTCTTTGATCAAATCAGCCAAAATGACTCCTTTGTCCATGCGCACTTTGCCCATCTGACTTTGTAAAAAAGCCATTGAGGCAAGAATTTTTTGCTGAGTGCTTTCTCCAAACCCTTTCAATTGAGCAATTTGACCTGTTTCACACGCTTCGCGTAAGCCTGCAATGGTGTCTATGCCCAATTGCCTCCATATAGTTCCAATCTTTTTGGCACCGATTCCTTTGATTTTAAACATCTCCAACACACCTGCGGGAGTTTGGGCCATCAGTTGTTCCAATTCATTCAACTGTCCCGTTTGCACGATCTCCTGAATTTTGCCCGCCATGCCTTTTCCCACTCCCTGCAATTGGGTCAACTCAGCCACCGGCATGGTGGACAGTTCCCGATCATTGAAGCGGCTCAGGTTAAAGGCCGCTGAAGTGTACGTCCGTATTTTAAAAGCATCGGCTTCGTGCAATTCAAGTAACTTGGCAGTAAGTTCAAGAATTTCTACAATTTCGTCGTTAGGCATCATTACAACAATAGATTAGTGATGGTACAGTCTGCAATCGGCAAAAATAGTGCAAAATACCGCAGATACGCTAAATAGTAAAAAGGCCAACCGATCAATTCAGCCTTCTATCTTTCCTTAGTATTTCTCTTATCCTGTCTTTTCCATAGCAATTCTGCCCTATTAATCCAAAACCATCTTTCACTAAAAACAGGTTTTTGCTTCAAAACCTTTGGAAATTTACTTTTTGGGGCCATAATCTTTTCCCCGATTTGGGAAAATAGAACCCCACTCTTAGTTATAAAAAAGGCAAAAAAGCAACCGTACAATCCCGGAACAGAATTTTAACCAACATGAACATCACCAACGTACCTAAACTGTAAATGGCCGATTGCTTTACTCTTTTTTTAACTCATGTTTCACTAATCAAACAGTTACAATTATGGAAAGCAATCAGCAAAACAAGGGTACATTCGCTTGGGCAGGACTTGTTATCATGACGTTGGCCGCGGGTGCATTCGGCTTTATGTATTTTGATCAAAAAGATCAAACCGAGACAAAAGAAGTAGCGATTGTTGAAAAAGCAAAAGAGCTCGCCTTTACGCAAACAAAACTGGATTCCGTTTCTCGTAATTTGGACGCCAAAATCGCCGAAACGCAACAACTTGGCGGTAACATAGAAGAGTTGATGAAAGTTAAAGCGCGTCTGGAAACCGACAAAGCAAACTTGAAGAAAAACAGTCGGTTTGAAGTGGCTAAATACACCGCTAAA
Above is a window of Runella slithyformis DSM 19594 DNA encoding:
- a CDS encoding helix-hairpin-helix domain-containing protein, which codes for MPNDEIVEILELTAKLLELHEADAFKIRTYTSAAFNLSRFNDRELSTMPVAELTQLQGVGKGMAGKIQEIVQTGQLNELEQLMAQTPAGVLEMFKIKGIGAKKIGTIWRQLGIDTIAGLREACETGQIAQLKGFGESTQQKILASMAFLQSQMGKVRMDKGVILADLIKEELQKRFEQVAITGEVARKNETVETIQLLIGAEAPVAAMRQLNDIGWLLQNERISSPFTWRGKIADHSATADLPPQGEAVEQQKTLEIQVEIVLISPHKFEKQRFLLESTEAHLEQPTASGLTLLTVANSFLSVQSAEEIYEKAGLPFVVPEMREGQGEFEWLTKHKNEDLITWNDLRGILHNHSTYSDGRHSLEVMGRYCRELGFEYLGIADHSQTAGYANGLRADRVKLQHEEIERLNQAFETEASKPFKILKGIESDILGDGSLDYPEEVLKTFDYVVASVHSNLSMSLEKATGRLLAAIENPYTTILGHPTGRLLLAREGYPIDHKVIIDACAHHGVVIEINASPWRLDLDWRWIRYCMNRGVLLSINPDAHQKEGYFDMHYGVNAARKGGLTKAMTFNALSLAEMEAYLQKRKPI